In Pasteurella dagmatis, the sequence GAGCAGAAGTTGTTCAGAAAAATGAACGGCTCTTCGTTCCCACATGAGTGTTTTTTGTGCTCGCCTCTGAATAAAAATACCTAAAAACTGACCGCACTTTTACAAATCGTATTGCCAATTTGCTTGCTGAATTAAAATATCCAGTTCACGATGTGCTTTTGCCACTTGATCTGCTTTTTTGCGGATCTCTTTGATATTCACCGCTGAAAGCATTTTAATTTCACTGCGACTATAACGGTCTTGCTCTGGCAATGCAGCTTCCGCTAATTTAATTAAGATAGAATGTTCTTCTTTCAAACGATCACGTTTCGCTAACGCTTCTACCATTTTCACTTCATTTGTTAATAAAATTTGATTATTGGCTTGGTTAATTTTCACTATCAATTTTTCTAGTTGATCAGCGACCTCTTGATATTCCACCAATAAATCAGCAGGATGTTCAGCAGGCTTTTCACCTTCTTGGTATTTCGCATTTTGTTGTAAACGTTGATTGAGTTGCGCCAAACGACGTTGCGCATCTGCACGTTCCATTAAGGCTTCGGCTAATTTCATCATTTCCCCTTATTTGGTTTGCTCTGTTGATAATTGCCAGCCAAGTTGTCTTAACTGCTTATAACGCTCACGAGCTAACACTTTCAGATTTTCTTCTACAGGAACAAAATCAATCATGTGATTAAAACTACTGACATAATCAGGGATTTCAGTTTGCAAATTGATTAATAAATCTCGACGTTGTGCATTACGTTTTCCTTTCCAACTAATTTCAATTGGAGTCGCATAAGTCGTCACTTCACCGGATAAATTATGTGGTACAAATTCTTCTACATCTCTTACCCACAGTGCTTCATCAATATCTAGCGCCTGTTGCTCAGTTTCACACGCGATTAGCACACGCTTACCCAAGCGCCAAGCTGAAGCAGCTAAATCACAAGCTATTTTCTCAACTTGGGATTGTTCACTTAACAAATAAAACTGCGCATTTTTAGACATTGATAGCATAAATCCTGACTTAAAGTATAATCTGAAGATTCTATCGAAAAAGTAGCAGAAGATAAAATGATAATTACCCAATCTTGGATTTTCTTTTCACTTTTTGCAAAATTTTTAGAAAACAGACCGCACTTTATGATCTAAGTCACAAAACTATGTTTTGCTACTGTTGATTGATTCCACAACTAACTCTCAAGTGTTAGAATTTCATTATTATTTTTAATATTTTTTCAACAAGAGGTAATCACTATGACATTTCGTATCGAAAAAGACACTATGGGTGAAGTGCAAGTTCCTGCAGATAAATATTGGGCTGCACAAACTGAACGCTCTCGTAATAATTTCAAAATTGGCCCTGAAGCCTCTATGCCAAAAGAAATTATCGAAGCCTTTGGTTATCTAAAAAAAGCAGCTGCTTACGCAAACCATGATTTAGGTGTCTTATCTGTTGAGAAACGTGATTTAATTGCAAAAGCATGTGATGAAATTTTAGCAAATAAATTAGATGATCAATTCCCACTCGTGATTTGGCAAACGGGTTCAGGTACACAATCCAACATGAACCTAAATGAAGTGATTTCAAACCGTGCTCATGTGTTAAATGGCGGTAAACTTGGGGAAAAATCCATTATCCATCCAAACGACGACGTAAACAAATCTCAATCATCAAATGATACTTACCCAACCGCAATGCACATCGCAGCTTATAAAAAAGTGGTTGAAGTAACGATTCCTTGTGTTGAACGTTTGCAAAAAACCTTAGCACAAAAAGCAGAAGCATTTAAAGATGTAGTTAAAATCGGTCGTACTCATTTAATGGATGCAACGCCATTAACATTAGGTCAAGAGTTCTCAGCTTATGCAGCACAGTTAGACTTCGGTTTACGTGCATTGAAAAATACCCTTCCACACCTTGCACAATTAGCATTAGGTGGTACAGCCGTTGGTACAGGTTTAAATACTCCAAAAGGTTATGATGTGAAAGTGGCGGATTACATCGCAAAATTCACTGGTTTGCCATTTATCACAGCAGAAAACAAATTTGAAGCTTTAGCAACGCACGATGCCGTTGTCGAAACTCATGGAGCATTGAAACAATTAGCCGTATCTTTATACAAAATCGCAAATGACATCCGTTTATTAGCATCAGGTCCTCGTTCTGGTATTGGGGAAATCTTAATTCCTGAAAATGAACCAGGATCATCAATTATGCCAGGTAAAGTTAACCCAACTCAATGTGAAGCAATGACAATGGTATGCGCACAAGTGTTAGGTAACGACACCACCATTTCATTTGCAGGTACACAAGGTCACTTCCAATTGAACGTGTTCAAACCAGTCATGGCAGCAAACTTCTTACAATCGGCACAATTGCTTGCGGATGCTTGCGTGTCATTTGATGAGCACTGTGCAGTGGGTATCGAACCTAACTTCCCACGCATCAAAAAACAACTTGATGATTCTTTAATGTTAGTAACCGCACTTAACACTCATATCGGTTATGAAAATGCAGCGAAAATCGCAAAAACTGCACACAAAAATGGGACAACATTAAAAGAAGAAGCAATTAATTTAGGTTTATTAACTGCAGAACAATTTGATGAATGGGTTCGCCCAGAAGATATGGTAGGTAGCTTAAAGTAAGCAACCATAAGGTTTAAAATAACTATAAAAAATTGAAATAAAACAAAGGTGAGCGAAAATGCTCGCCTTTTCTTTTTGCTTTTTGATTGGTTTTGCTATAATCAGCCTCAGTCGTGTTTAGCTATGGATAAATAATGAAACTTAACACATTTTTATTTTCAATTTTATGCGTTTTTTCCACCGCACTTTCTGCACAATGGCTCAATGTGGGTAAAGCAGATTATAACTGGGGACCATTCCACGTTTATACCTTAAGCCTTTATACTGAAACAGGTCAATATGAAGAAAATACCCGTCCATTAATGCTGACTTTTAATTATGCAAAACCTATTGAGGGGAAAAGTTTTGCGATTAGCTTAATGAAAGAAATTGAAACATTGAAATTAGCTACGATTAATCAGCAAGAACATCTGAATGTGTTAAAAACCTTATTGCCTGATTTTTCCCCTAATGACGTTTTAAATTATATTGCATTAGAAGAAAAAGGTTATTTCGTACTGAATGACACTATTTTGGATTATGAATTTAGTGCTGAATTTAATGATGCATTGCTTGCAATTTGGCTATCCCCTAATACGAACTTTCCTAAACTGCAGCCGAAATTATTAGGTAAGGAAAAATCAACACCAGAAGACAATAAAGTCTCTCCACCTGTGGCGCCATTAGATGAGGAGTCAACTCACCCTGAATTACCGCCCCATTATCCATTAGAGAATAAAGATAGAGAATACTCTAAAACGTTATAAGAACGGTATTATGTAGCAGTTGCACAAAGACCAATTAACTAAATTTGACTAAAATCCTTGTGGTTATTTTACATCATAAGGATTTTTATTTATGGCAAGAATGAGTGGGGAAACCCTTATTCGGCAGAAAATAGCTGAACTCACGCAACAAATTTCGCACTTTGAGCAATGTATTGAAAAGGCGAAAGAGCATCAAGTAACTCTACAACAAGCATTAGTAGCATTACAGAGTGACCCGTTTTCAAGCCCCATCAAGAAGGAAAGAAAGCGGAAAGCCAAATCTATTGGTGATGGGAGTACGATTTCAATATACGCTTATCTCCCTAGCGATTATATTGCAAAAGTGTTTAAACATTACCCAAACCAATGGATGTCAGCGAAAGAGATAATGTTTAAGGCTTTTGAAATTGAAGGGAAAAGAGAGAATAAATCTCAGCATCATTCAATTGTAACAGCCTTTTCACATGCATTAAGACGATTACAGGAGAAAGGCATTGTTGAGAGACAGGTTTTGCAAGAGAAATCTTCGGTTAAGGTAATTCAGTGGCGATTGAAAGAGATTGCTGCATAGAAAACAGCCGTTATTTCTCGGTTTTTAATCGCCATAAAGCCACCTTGTGAGCCTTGTCTGACTGCCGTTCTACAATGCCTTTTTTGAGCAACCTATCCATTGCCGCATGAACATTCTTAATATAGGTGCGATTTACAGGGGTATTGGGTTGATTATCTGCAATGAGAATTTCTTTTGTAATTTCTTCAACTCGCCAATAACGATTTGGCTCTGTTTTGAGTAAACAGATAATTAAGGTAGCTGAATTTGTGGTAAAACGGCGGCGGCGAGTACGATATTGGAATTGTGAGGTATCGTATTCGGTAACATCTCGATGCTCT encodes:
- a CDS encoding DNA polymerase III subunit chi, translated to MSKNAQFYLLSEQSQVEKIACDLAASAWRLGKRVLIACETEQQALDIDEALWVRDVEEFVPHNLSGEVTTYATPIEISWKGKRNAQRRDLLINLQTEIPDYVSSFNHMIDFVPVEENLKVLARERYKQLRQLGWQLSTEQTK
- the fumC gene encoding class II fumarate hydratase is translated as MTFRIEKDTMGEVQVPADKYWAAQTERSRNNFKIGPEASMPKEIIEAFGYLKKAAAYANHDLGVLSVEKRDLIAKACDEILANKLDDQFPLVIWQTGSGTQSNMNLNEVISNRAHVLNGGKLGEKSIIHPNDDVNKSQSSNDTYPTAMHIAAYKKVVEVTIPCVERLQKTLAQKAEAFKDVVKIGRTHLMDATPLTLGQEFSAYAAQLDFGLRALKNTLPHLAQLALGGTAVGTGLNTPKGYDVKVADYIAKFTGLPFITAENKFEALATHDAVVETHGALKQLAVSLYKIANDIRLLASGPRSGIGEILIPENEPGSSIMPGKVNPTQCEAMTMVCAQVLGNDTTISFAGTQGHFQLNVFKPVMAANFLQSAQLLADACVSFDEHCAVGIEPNFPRIKKQLDDSLMLVTALNTHIGYENAAKIAKTAHKNGTTLKEEAINLGLLTAEQFDEWVRPEDMVGSLK
- a CDS encoding DIP1984 family protein; amino-acid sequence: MKLAEALMERADAQRRLAQLNQRLQQNAKYQEGEKPAEHPADLLVEYQEVADQLEKLIVKINQANNQILLTNEVKMVEALAKRDRLKEEHSILIKLAEAALPEQDRYSRSEIKMLSAVNIKEIRKKADQVAKAHRELDILIQQANWQYDL